A single Primulina eburnea isolate SZY01 chromosome 11, ASM2296580v1, whole genome shotgun sequence DNA region contains:
- the LOC140805970 gene encoding uncharacterized protein has translation MACEKSEYDIWLGKPLSVKERRENFLWKMGFVESSSALDETEAMGLERVTESSGAVSSSCGLFDSRDVENLPFEARRSNSEASFSVDYSDQDWLDDLEETDAVKQREMDQIQASVEEGGIMDNRTKKAMRWWRHLTQKMKRNQAVKASNEFKTFADSRSSSRVRIKQNGKHCVECSAVYAGQEINAHNGLIWTMKFSPDGQYLASAGEDELVRIWRVGSLDVDSNTEKCRFGSQDADKKTDSIKKMSSHLSIIIPEKTFFIEEKPVRTFRGHSSDVLDLAWSNSNYLLSSSMDRTVRLWRVNSDECLGVFHHSNYVTCVQFNPVDENYFISGSIDGKIRIWGVTSGRVEDWINAHDIVTAVSYQPSGKGFVVGSVSGTCRFYETSAPDELLLNAEINFLGRKKSSGNKITGIQFLKDDPQRVMITSEDSKIRILDGLEVVRKYRGLAKSGTQMSASFTSDGRHIISVGEDSRIYMWNSDDLSFQTSKQAKSIRSFEHFSYEGVSVAIPWSEFHTEQNHGSSNSGLATKNNQSSPSSLWDSERFSLANWFSMDGSSKGSITWPEEKLPPWDFPSGDQDCKPCNDYSDHHLHQHKVDNHSSRMISSTWGLVFVTANWDGMIRTFHNYGLPIRT, from the exons ATGGCCTGTGAGAAGTCGGAGTATGATATTTGGTTGGGGAAGCCGCTGAGTGTTAAGGAAAGAAGGGAAAATTTCTTATGGAAAATGGGATTTGTCGAGAGTTCTAGTGCTTTGGATGAAACTGAGGCAATGGGGTTGGAAAGGGTTACTGAATCTAGTGGAGCCGTTTCGAGTTCTTGTGGATTGTTCGATTCCAGGGATGTTGAAAATTTACCGTTTGAAGCACGAAGATCGAATAGCGAAGCAAGTTTTTCAGTGGATTATTCCGACCAGGATTGGTTGGATGATCTTGAAGAGACCGATGCTGTTAAACAACGTGAAATGGATCAAATTCAGGCTAGTGTTGAAGAGGGTGGAATCATGGATAATAGAACGAAGAAAGCTATGAGGTGGTGGAGACACTTGACACAGAAGATGAAGAGAAACCAAGCTGTTAAAGCATCAAATGAGTTTAAAACATTTGCTGATTCACGAAGCTCAAGTCGAGTTAGAATCAAACAGAATGGGAAGCATTGTGTGGAATGCAGCGCTGTCTACGCCGGACAAGAGATTAATGCTCATAATGGCCTAATTTGGACCATGAAATTTAGTCCTGATGGCCAATACCTGGCTAGTGCAGGTGAAGATGAACTAGTTCGTATCTGGCGTGTTGGTTCTCTCGATGTTGATTCCAATACCGAGAAATGCAGATTTGGCAGCCAAGATGCCGACAAAAAGACCGATTCTATTAAGAAAATGTCGAGCCATTTATCAATCATCATCCCTGAAAAGACTTTCTTCATTGAAGAGAAGCCAGTGCGGACTTTCCGGGGACATAGCAGCGATGTTTTGGACCTTGCATGGTCTAATTCTAAT TATCTCCTATCGTCATCGATGGACAGAACAGTTCGATTGTGGAGAGTAAACTCTGATGAATGCCTCGGTGTTTTCCATCACagcaattatg TGACTTGTGTTCAATTCAATCCTGTTGATGAGAACTACTTCATCAGTGGTTCGATAGACGGTAAAATTCGAATTTGGGGAGTTACGAGTGGGAGAGTTGAGGATTGGATAAATGCTCATGATATAGTGACCGCGGTATCCTACCAGCCTAGTGGAAAG GGTTTTGTAGTTGGTTCAGTTTCCGGTACTTGTCGTTTCTACGAAACATCAGCGCCCGATGAGTTGCTGCTAAATGCAGAGATAAACTTCCTCGGAAGAAAGAAATCATCTGGCAACAAAATTACTGGCATCCAG TTTCTTAAAGATGACCCTCAAAGAGTGATGATAACATCAGAGGACTCCAAGATTCGAATTCTTGACGGGCTTGAGGTTGTCCGAAAATACAGAG GCTTGGCAAAATCTGGTACTCAGATGTCGGCATCATTTACATCTGACGGAAGGCACATAATATCCGTGGGGGAGGACTCCCGCATCTATATGTGGAACAGTGATGATTTATCCTTCCAAACATCGAAACAAGCCAAATCTATTCGTTCGTTTGAACACTTCTCCTACGAAGGTGTGTCTGTGGCCATACCCTGGTCAGAGTTCCACACAGAGCAAAACCATGGCAGTTCTAATTCAGGTTTGGCAACAAAGAATAACCAAAGTTCCCCATCAAGTTTGTGGGATTCGGAACGGTTCTCCCTAGCAAATTGGTTTTCCATGGATGGTTCGTCCAAGGGCTCGATAACATGGCCCGAAGAGAAACTTCCACCATGGGATTTTCCCTCCGGCGATCAGGATTGTAAGCCATGCAACGACTACAGTGATCATCATCTTCATCAGCACAAGGTTGACAACCATAGCTCAAGAATGATATCCTCTACATGGGGTCTGGTTTTCGTGACAGCCAATTGGGATGGCATGATCAGGACGTTCCACAACTATGGACTCCCGATTAGAACTTAA
- the LOC140805971 gene encoding protein MKS1-like has translation MDPPEVFSASAGCGNRPLPRKELQGPRPAVLKVNKDSHKIRKPPVPPPAHSQAPQEHSLPEDRQPVIIYAVSPKVIHTTVTDFMKLVQRLTGNACSAANSGGAPGDLSPAARIASIEQTSASPKDREIITANSCNPTGVDDIMCHILESADVEVGPVPGILSPAPEALQPILPGFFSPAADPFSMMGYNNMFVPSPSTLFSAPMVSPSALFSAPMVSPSPSSCDLFNPFFDF, from the coding sequence ATGGATCCTCCGGAGGTTTTCTCCGCCAGCGCAGGCTGCGGGAACAGGCCACTGCCCAGGAAGGAGCTGCAGGGCCCTCGCCCCGCCGTACTCAAAGTCAACAAAGACTCTCACAAGATCAGAAAACCGCCTGTTCCGCCGCCAGCCCACAGCCAAGCACCGCAAGAACATTCTCTTCCGGAAGACCGGCAGCCGGTCATAATCTACGCAGTTTCTCCCAAAGTCATACACACCACCGTCACGGACTTCATGAAATTGGTCCAGCGCCTAACCGGGAACGCTTGCTCAGCCGCAAATTCCGGTGGAGCACCTGGGGACCTCTCCCCGGCTGCTCGAATAGCTTCCATAGAGCAAACAAGCGCATCTCCTAAAGATAGAGAAATAATCACAGCTAACAGCTGTAATCCTACTGGTGTTGATGATATCATGTGTCATATTCTTGAAAGTGCCGACGTTGAAGTGGGTCCAGTTCCCGGAATACTTTCTCCGGCGCCGGAAGCTCTGCAACCTATATTGCCCGGATTTTTCTCTCCTGCGGCGGACCCATTTTCGATGATGGGTTACAATAACATGTTCGTACCTAGTCCATCGACGTTGTTTTCTGCTCCAATGGTGTCTCCATCGGCGCTGTTTTCTGCTCCAATGGTGTCTCCTTCGCCATCTTCTTGCGATCTCTTCAATCCATTCTTTGACTTTTAG